The following coding sequences lie in one Sesamum indicum cultivar Zhongzhi No. 13 linkage group LG9, S_indicum_v1.0, whole genome shotgun sequence genomic window:
- the LOC105170216 gene encoding serine carboxypeptidase-like has translation MVGTPILPWKQSGRIMSIFSHCVLLLLLTLLSSVSTSAAAEARIDNLLPPSTLQFPKKQAEKFIRELNLFPRNDVNIVEDDPAADTPKIIEKRIQFPYLSYSKAGNSAGATLEDFGHHAGYYRLPHTKGARMFYFFFESRKKNINDPVVLWLTGGPGCSSSLALFYENGPFQLTNNLSLVWNDFGWDKESNLIYIDQPTGTGFSYSSDRNDIRTSSEEASVDFYDFLQAFFEKHPQYAKNDFYITGESYAGHYIPAFASQIHQRNKNNEGLHINLKGIAIGNGLTNPEIQYKAYPDYALDMKLIDKSQYDNLSQSVLTCQQEIRSCGANRSSACSRAYWICNNVFNEILAASGGINYYDIRKKCQGSLCYDFSNAEEFLNKNSVKNALGVGDIVFVSCSSVVYEAMRGDWMKNFAVGIPELLQDGIRSLIYAGEYDLICNWLGNSRWVDNMTWSGQKDFLSAPSVPFTVDGAKAGEQKSHGPLTFLKVYNAGHMVPMDQPKASLEMLRRWIAGKPL, from the exons ATGGTTGGGACCCCAATTCTTCCCTGGAAACAATCTGGTAGAATCATGTCTATATTTTCTCATTgcgttcttcttcttcttcttactCTTCTGTCGTCAGTTTCCACTTCGGCAGCTGCAGAAGCAAGAATTGACAACCTTTTGCCACCTTCTACGTTGCAGTTCCCAAAGAAACAAGCAGAAAAGTTCATCAGAGAGCTGAACTTGTTTCCCAGAAACGATGTCAACATTGTAGAGGATGACCCTGCAGCCGATACACCAAAAATCATTGAAAAACGTATTCAGTTCCCATACCTTAGTTATTCTAAAGCTGGTAATTCTGCTGGAGCTACTCTTGAAGACTTTGGCCACCATGCTGGCTATTATAGGCTTCCACACACCAAAGGTGCCAG GATGTTCTACTTTTTCTTTGAatcgagaaaaaaaaacataaatgacCCTGTTGTTCTGTGGTTAACTGGAGGGCCAGGATGCAGCAGTTCGTTGGCTTTGTTTTATGAGAATGGTCCTTTTCAGTTGACAAACAACCTTTCACTTGTATGGAATGATTTCGGTTGGGATAAG GAGTCGAACCTTATATACATCGACCAGCCAACAGGAACAGGGTTCAGCTATTCTTCTGACAGGAATGATATACGGACCAGCTCAGAGGAAGCCAGTGTCGATTTCTACGACTTCCTACAG GCATTCTTTGAAAAGCATCCTCAGTATGCGAAGAACGACTTTTACATCACCGGAGAATCATATGCTGGGCATTATATTCCCGCTTTTGCTTCCCAGATTCACcagagaaacaaaaacaatgaAGGGCTCCACATAAATCTTAAA GGAATAGCCATTGGAAATGGGTTGACAAATCCAGAGATTCAGTACAAAGCATACCCTGATTACGCTTTAGACATGAAACTCATCGACAAGTCTCAGTATGACAACCTAAGCCAGTCAGTCTTGACATGTCAACAGGAAATAAGATCTTGCG GCGCTAACAGATCATCAGCTTGCTCTCGTGCCTACTGGATTTGCAACAACGTTTTCAATGAAATCCTTGCAGCCAGTGGTGGTATAAAT TACTACGATATTCGGAAAAAATGTCAAGGTTCTCTCTGCTACGACTTCTCAAACGCAGAGGAATTCCTAAACAAGAACTCAGTTAAAAATGCTTTAGGTGTCGGCGACATAGTATTTGTTTCGTGTAGTAGTGTAGTTTATGAGGCAATGAGAGGGGACTGGATGAAGAATTTTGCAGTTGGTATTCCTGAACTATTACAAGATGGAATCAGGTCACTAATATACGCTGGGGAATACGATCTTATTTGCAACTGGCTAG GCAACTCAAGATGGGTAGATAACATGACATGGTCAGGTCAGAAAGATTTCCTGTCGGCTCCGTCTGTCCCGTTTACAGTGGATGGTGCGAAGGCTGGTGAACAGAAAAGCCACGGACCTCTCACTTTCCTCAAGGTCTATAACGCCGGTCACATGGTTCCCATGGATCAACCGAAAGCATCGCTGGAAATGCTGAGGAGATGGATAGCAGGGAAACCTCTGTGA